The Pelistega ratti genome window below encodes:
- a CDS encoding gamma-glutamylcyclotransferase, with the protein MFDTLSALEEQKDIWIFGYGSLIWRPEFAFEEARPATLHGYSRSLCLWSCINRGTPEQPGLVFGLKSGGICEGRVFRLPNEDIVGQFRALWKREMPSESYIPMWLDCQTPEGIVKALVFVMDTQSCAYTGELSEEEMIAIALTASGTYGPCHEYVTQTAEALTAAGIKDEGLTQLSQKIKARLATGA; encoded by the coding sequence ATGTTTGATACACTTAGTGCGTTAGAAGAACAAAAGGATATTTGGATATTTGGCTATGGTTCATTAATTTGGCGACCAGAATTTGCTTTTGAAGAAGCAAGACCTGCTACCTTACACGGCTATAGCCGGTCATTATGTTTATGGTCATGTATTAATAGAGGCACACCAGAACAACCCGGTTTAGTCTTCGGGCTTAAATCCGGGGGAATATGTGAGGGACGTGTATTCAGACTACCTAATGAAGATATAGTGGGACAATTCCGTGCCTTATGGAAACGAGAAATGCCATCAGAATCCTATATTCCTATGTGGTTAGACTGTCAAACACCAGAGGGGATTGTTAAAGCACTTGTTTTTGTCATGGATACCCAAAGCTGTGCTTATACTGGTGAACTCAGCGAAGAAGAAATGATTGCTATTGCCCTTACGGCAAGTGGTACTTATGGCCCATGTCATGAATATGTTACCCAAACTGCCGAAGCACTAACCGCAGCAGGTATTAAAGATGAGGGGCTTACTCAGCTTAGCCAAAAAATTAAAGCAAGGCTAGCGACAGGGGCATAG
- a CDS encoding tRNA threonylcarbamoyladenosine dehydratase, with translation MENTKELIARRFSSLERLYGEKATKQLAQSHIFIAGIGGVGSWVAEALARSGVGTLTLVDLDHIAESNINRQVHALGSTIGKAKIEAMKERILDINPFCTVNIIDDFVEEDNIGLYLNQYKPDMVLDCTDQVKAKVAMLLAAKEVNIPFLMCGGAGGKMDVFSLRYTDLAFVKNDQLLGRIRQILRKDYQYPKGSDQKGRALKKPPKMGVSCIWYDQVAQLPTLWASPDKAPQGLSCAGYGSSVTITASMGLAAANLAIEALLQKVA, from the coding sequence ATGGAAAATACAAAAGAATTAATCGCCCGCCGCTTTAGTAGTTTAGAAAGATTATATGGTGAAAAAGCAACAAAACAACTTGCTCAATCGCATATTTTTATTGCAGGTATTGGCGGGGTTGGATCATGGGTGGCAGAAGCCTTGGCTCGATCTGGTGTGGGTACATTAACATTAGTGGATTTGGATCATATCGCTGAATCAAATATTAATCGTCAGGTACATGCTTTGGGTAGTACGATAGGTAAGGCAAAGATTGAAGCGATGAAGGAACGTATTCTGGATATTAATCCATTCTGTACGGTAAATATTATTGATGATTTTGTAGAAGAAGATAATATTGGTTTATATTTAAATCAATATAAGCCTGATATGGTCTTAGATTGTACGGATCAGGTTAAGGCAAAGGTAGCGATGTTATTGGCGGCTAAAGAAGTGAATATTCCCTTTTTAATGTGCGGTGGTGCAGGGGGAAAGATGGATGTGTTTAGTCTGCGTTATACCGATTTGGCTTTTGTAAAAAATGATCAGTTATTAGGGCGTATTCGTCAGATTTTACGAAAAGACTATCAGTATCCTAAAGGATCGGATCAAAAGGGACGTGCTTTGAAGAAACCGCCTAAGATGGGGGTGTCTTGTATTTGGTATGATCAGGTGGCTCAGCTTCCTACCTTGTGGGCTAGTCCTGATAAAGCACCGCAAGGGCTATCATGTGCAGGGTATGGGTCAAGTGTGACGATTACGGCAAGTATGGGATTAGCGGCAGCTAATTTGGCAATAGAGGCTTTATTGCAAAAAGTAGCGTAA
- the uvrA gene encoding excinuclease ABC subunit UvrA, with protein MSDHQIRLFGAKQNSLKNLNVAFNTGEITVITGVSGSGKSSLAFDTLYAEGQRKYVETFSPYARQFLDRMDKPNVDHIDGILPAIAIDQTNPVRNSRSSVGTMTELNDHLKLLFARTAKLYCRQCAQEVKHDNSETIYTQLKTLSQAAGDPRLILTFAIRIPNNYTEEEVKSFLEQQGYTRIHDEQIHTVTTSTAKKKNEESFRELYVVQDRFRFSKAEKTRVTEAIEAAFLYGQGKLRIYALNDEGGNAYQWNFSQHLHCAKCDISYSEALPSTFSFNSPLGACEACRGFGRTMGIDYGLVVPDENKTLAEGAIKPWQTPTYAECQDELMKYAKKAGIRTNIPWKNLTEAEKHWIIQGDEDFVDSKQGWKTQWYGVARFFDYLESKSYKMHIRVMLSKYRSYQPCETCHGSRLKPEANLWRIGTQTAERQANYTRFMPVGTAWTPEQLDALPGLCIHDLMRLPIANIQQFFNEEDFGEDSTIELVLTEIRTRLNYLNDVGLSYLSLDRQSRTLSGGEVQRINLTTALGTSLTNTLFVLDEPSIGLHPHDMDRIVQVMKRLRQAGNTLVVVEHDPQVMVAADRILDMGPGPGERGGEIVFDGTPEQLRQANTLTGQYLGGRLRVESPLPMKVLPNTPKLILEGAKEHNLKNINVAFPLNRLVCVTGVSGSGKSTLIQDVLYPALLKHFSKPTESPGAYRQLLGAEQIADVIMVDQTPIGKTTRSNPASYVGAFDTIRQLFAQAPLARERGYTAGTFSFNSGDGRCPTCSGTGFEHVEMQFLSDVYLRCPDCDGKRFRPEILEVKLEHLGHSASIADVLAMTVSEALDFFKGLKEIKRKLQPLIDVGLEYVSLGQPVPTLSGGEAQRLKLAGHLVEAEKLSAKAKTLAYKGNLFLFDEPTTGLHFDDVARLMRAFRKLLEAGHSLIIIEHNIDVIRAADWIIDLGPEGGENGGMIVAEGTPIDLSHHPQSLTGVALKNYEKEIVIHTKAYLSDQTISYQIQHNQPKEIEILNAREHNLKNISVNIPHQKFTVITGVSGSGKSTLAFDILFNEGQRRYLESLNAYARAVVQPAGKPDVDAIYGIAPTVAIEQRTSRGGRKSTVGTMTEIHHFLRLLYVKLGTQYCPNCNVPVVPSSKEQILAHIMHDYKSERIILLAPLVTARKGYYTDLAKWAEKAGYTHLRVDGEFIPVSPWPRLDRYKEHTIELPVLDTMVSPQQEKTLIQGIALSLQHGEGVMSILHQLLKKASFTELYGEQRHFSSKRVCPSCHTSYPEPDPRLFSYNSKHGWCTSCFGTGLTIAGFDAEQTGEENAWLQHEENGEYLGTCVSCQGTRLNPVARAVRWQDKSITDISQFSVQEAQDFFMHVQLDKRETEIARDILVEIKNRLRFMQSVGLNYLTLDRSSPTLSGGEAQRIRLAAQLGSNLQGVCYILDEPTIGLHPRDNRILLEALSKLEGNGNTLVVVEHDEDTIRKAEHIIDIGPGAGVRGGTVVAQGSYEDIINNPQSLTGKFLAHPIQHPIKPRREITDDQAWIQIKGANLHNLQQVDAQIPLGKLSVITGVSGSGKSSLARDVLLHNLKQVVGSKDKPSWTGCQKIVGWEQIDRVLEVDQTPIGKTPRSCPATYIGFWDDVRQQFAQTQEAKIRGWTASRFSFNTGAGRCPVCEGQGMRTVEMSFLPDIKVPCEACHGNRFNPDTLNVRLREKTVGEVLRMEIDDAIPYFAAHPKVLRPLQLMQDVGLGYLTLGQASPTLSGGEAQRIKLVSELVKARLDTGVIKTGRASRQPHTLYVLDEPTVGLSMADVEKLIHVLHRLVDTGNTVVVIEHNLDIMAEADWILDMGPEGGTGGGQLVASGSPETLIKQKKHSHTGAVLAEFMQNSHQVTTTKKPARKAKKDKA; from the coding sequence ATGTCAGATCATCAAATTCGACTCTTCGGCGCAAAACAAAATAGTCTAAAAAACCTTAATGTTGCTTTTAATACGGGTGAAATAACCGTTATTACTGGTGTCTCAGGGTCAGGAAAAAGCTCCTTAGCCTTTGATACACTCTATGCAGAAGGTCAGCGTAAATATGTAGAAACATTCTCCCCCTATGCTAGACAGTTTCTAGATCGGATGGATAAGCCCAATGTGGATCATATTGATGGTATTCTTCCAGCAATTGCTATTGACCAAACCAACCCTGTCCGCAACTCTCGTAGTTCGGTAGGGACAATGACCGAATTAAATGATCATCTCAAACTATTATTTGCCCGTACCGCTAAACTCTACTGCCGACAATGTGCACAAGAAGTAAAGCACGACAACAGTGAGACCATTTACACACAACTTAAAACATTAAGTCAAGCCGCAGGAGACCCCCGTCTTATTCTGACATTTGCTATTCGTATCCCTAATAATTACACCGAAGAAGAAGTTAAAAGTTTTTTAGAGCAACAAGGTTATACACGCATTCATGATGAACAGATTCATACTGTAACAACCTCTACCGCTAAGAAAAAAAATGAAGAAAGTTTCCGTGAACTCTATGTTGTACAAGATCGCTTCCGCTTTAGCAAGGCAGAAAAAACACGCGTAACAGAAGCTATTGAAGCAGCGTTTCTTTACGGACAAGGCAAACTCCGTATCTATGCCCTTAATGATGAGGGGGGCAATGCTTATCAATGGAACTTTAGCCAACATCTACATTGTGCTAAATGTGATATTTCCTATTCAGAAGCACTTCCTAGCACCTTTTCCTTTAATTCACCATTAGGTGCTTGTGAGGCTTGCCGAGGTTTTGGACGCACAATGGGGATTGATTACGGTTTAGTTGTCCCTGATGAAAATAAAACACTAGCAGAGGGTGCTATTAAACCTTGGCAAACACCCACCTATGCCGAATGCCAAGATGAACTGATGAAATATGCTAAAAAAGCAGGTATTCGTACCAATATTCCATGGAAAAACTTAACAGAAGCTGAAAAACATTGGATTATCCAAGGGGATGAAGACTTTGTGGATAGCAAGCAAGGTTGGAAAACCCAGTGGTATGGGGTAGCTCGTTTTTTTGACTACTTAGAAAGTAAATCCTACAAAATGCATATCCGTGTGATGCTCTCTAAGTATCGGAGTTATCAGCCTTGTGAAACCTGCCATGGTTCTCGTTTAAAACCAGAAGCCAACCTCTGGCGAATTGGCACACAAACAGCAGAAAGACAAGCAAATTATACTCGCTTTATGCCAGTCGGTACGGCATGGACACCAGAGCAACTAGATGCTTTACCCGGGCTATGTATCCATGACTTAATGAGATTACCCATTGCGAATATTCAACAATTCTTTAACGAAGAGGATTTTGGCGAAGATAGCACCATTGAACTTGTCTTAACAGAAATTCGTACACGTTTAAACTACCTTAATGATGTAGGACTCTCTTATCTCAGTCTTGATCGTCAAAGTCGCACCCTGTCTGGCGGAGAGGTTCAACGAATTAATCTCACAACCGCCTTAGGAACATCCTTAACCAATACACTTTTTGTGTTAGATGAGCCCTCTATCGGTTTACACCCTCATGATATGGACAGAATTGTGCAAGTCATGAAACGCTTACGTCAAGCAGGTAATACCTTAGTAGTCGTTGAGCATGACCCACAAGTGATGGTTGCTGCTGACCGTATTCTTGATATGGGCCCTGGCCCCGGTGAACGTGGCGGAGAAATTGTTTTTGATGGAACACCCGAACAATTACGCCAAGCCAATACATTAACAGGACAATACTTAGGTGGACGGTTACGGGTTGAATCTCCCCTTCCTATGAAAGTGCTACCCAATACACCCAAACTAATATTGGAAGGAGCAAAAGAACATAACCTCAAAAATATTAATGTTGCCTTTCCGCTCAATCGTCTTGTCTGCGTAACAGGTGTATCAGGATCAGGTAAATCAACACTTATCCAAGATGTGTTATATCCAGCCTTACTCAAACATTTCAGCAAACCCACCGAATCACCTGGTGCATACCGGCAACTATTAGGTGCAGAGCAAATCGCTGATGTGATTATGGTCGATCAAACACCTATTGGCAAAACAACTCGTTCTAACCCTGCAAGTTATGTCGGTGCATTTGATACAATTCGTCAACTATTTGCACAAGCACCACTTGCCAGAGAAAGAGGCTATACTGCGGGAACATTTAGCTTTAATAGTGGTGATGGACGTTGCCCCACCTGTAGTGGAACAGGCTTTGAACACGTTGAAATGCAATTCCTTTCTGATGTGTATTTACGTTGTCCTGATTGTGATGGAAAACGCTTTAGACCTGAAATATTAGAGGTTAAACTAGAACACCTTGGTCATTCTGCCTCTATTGCTGATGTATTAGCTATGACAGTCAGTGAGGCACTGGATTTCTTTAAAGGATTAAAAGAAATTAAACGTAAATTACAACCTCTCATTGATGTCGGTTTAGAATACGTTAGCCTTGGTCAGCCTGTTCCTACCCTATCTGGAGGGGAAGCACAACGGTTAAAATTAGCAGGGCATTTAGTAGAAGCAGAAAAACTTAGTGCTAAAGCCAAGACCCTTGCTTATAAAGGTAATCTTTTCTTATTTGATGAACCTACTACTGGTTTACATTTTGATGATGTGGCACGTTTAATGCGAGCCTTCCGTAAGCTATTGGAAGCAGGGCATTCTCTTATTATTATTGAGCATAATATTGATGTTATTCGTGCCGCAGATTGGATTATTGATCTTGGCCCAGAGGGCGGTGAAAACGGTGGGATGATTGTTGCCGAAGGAACACCGATTGATTTAAGTCACCATCCTCAATCCCTCACAGGCGTTGCGCTTAAAAATTACGAAAAAGAGATTGTTATTCATACCAAAGCATATTTATCTGATCAAACAATTTCTTATCAAATACAGCATAATCAGCCTAAAGAGATAGAAATTCTTAATGCAAGAGAACATAATCTTAAAAATATTTCTGTGAATATCCCTCATCAGAAATTTACGGTCATTACGGGTGTATCAGGTTCAGGTAAATCTACCTTAGCCTTTGATATTTTATTTAATGAAGGACAACGCCGTTATTTAGAATCACTTAATGCGTATGCAAGAGCCGTTGTACAACCTGCAGGTAAACCGGATGTTGATGCCATTTACGGTATTGCACCTACTGTAGCGATAGAGCAAAGAACCAGTCGTGGCGGTCGAAAATCAACCGTTGGAACAATGACTGAGATTCACCATTTTTTACGTCTCCTCTACGTTAAACTTGGTACACAATATTGCCCTAATTGTAATGTCCCTGTTGTTCCCTCTAGCAAAGAACAAATCCTTGCACATATTATGCATGACTATAAGAGTGAACGTATTATTTTACTTGCACCACTGGTTACTGCACGTAAGGGGTATTACACGGATCTCGCTAAATGGGCTGAAAAAGCAGGCTACACACATTTACGGGTAGATGGTGAGTTTATTCCTGTATCTCCTTGGCCTCGTCTTGATAGGTACAAGGAACATACCATTGAATTACCGGTACTCGATACAATGGTTTCACCACAGCAAGAAAAAACACTTATTCAAGGGATAGCTCTTAGCCTACAACATGGTGAGGGGGTAATGAGTATCTTACATCAACTCCTCAAAAAAGCCTCTTTTACCGAGCTTTATGGCGAACAACGGCATTTTTCTAGTAAGCGTGTTTGCCCCTCTTGTCATACCAGTTACCCTGAACCTGATCCACGTTTATTTTCTTATAACTCTAAACATGGTTGGTGTACGAGTTGTTTTGGTACAGGTTTAACCATTGCAGGATTTGATGCAGAACAAACCGGGGAAGAAAACGCTTGGTTACAACATGAAGAAAACGGAGAATATCTAGGTACTTGTGTATCATGCCAAGGCACTCGTCTTAATCCTGTAGCTCGTGCCGTTCGTTGGCAAGATAAATCCATTACCGATATTAGCCAATTCTCTGTACAAGAGGCTCAAGATTTCTTCATGCATGTTCAGCTTGATAAAAGAGAAACAGAGATTGCTCGGGATATTCTGGTAGAAATCAAAAATCGTTTACGTTTTATGCAATCTGTAGGGTTAAATTACTTAACACTAGACCGTTCATCACCCACCTTATCGGGAGGAGAGGCTCAGCGTATTCGCCTTGCCGCTCAACTGGGTTCTAATTTACAAGGGGTTTGCTATATTCTAGATGAACCTACTATTGGTTTACACCCTAGGGATAATCGTATTCTCTTAGAAGCACTTAGCAAACTAGAAGGTAACGGTAATACCTTAGTGGTGGTTGAACATGATGAAGATACTATCCGTAAGGCAGAGCATATTATTGATATAGGCCCCGGTGCTGGTGTCAGAGGTGGGACGGTTGTTGCTCAAGGAAGTTATGAAGATATTATTAATAATCCTCAATCACTCACGGGTAAATTCTTAGCACACCCTATTCAACACCCCATTAAACCAAGACGGGAAATAACGGATGATCAAGCATGGATTCAAATTAAAGGGGCTAATTTACATAATTTACAACAAGTGGATGCACAGATTCCTTTAGGGAAACTCAGTGTCATTACAGGGGTTTCTGGGTCTGGTAAGTCTAGCTTAGCAAGAGATGTTCTGCTCCATAACCTTAAACAAGTTGTGGGTAGTAAAGACAAACCATCATGGACTGGTTGTCAAAAAATAGTCGGATGGGAACAGATTGACCGAGTATTAGAGGTCGATCAAACCCCGATTGGAAAAACACCTCGCTCTTGCCCTGCTACCTATATTGGTTTTTGGGATGATGTTCGTCAACAGTTTGCACAAACACAAGAAGCCAAAATCCGCGGATGGACAGCCTCTCGTTTTTCATTTAACACAGGGGCTGGTCGATGCCCTGTTTGTGAAGGACAAGGTATGCGGACGGTAGAAATGAGTTTCTTACCTGATATTAAAGTACCATGTGAAGCCTGCCATGGCAATCGCTTTAACCCCGACACCCTAAATGTACGTCTTCGTGAAAAAACAGTGGGCGAAGTGCTTCGTATGGAAATTGATGATGCTATCCCTTATTTTGCAGCCCATCCTAAAGTATTACGCCCATTACAACTCATGCAAGATGTTGGCTTAGGTTATCTCACCCTAGGACAAGCCTCTCCTACCCTATCAGGAGGTGAAGCACAGCGTATTAAACTCGTTTCAGAACTTGTAAAAGCACGTTTAGATACAGGTGTGATAAAAACAGGACGAGCCTCTCGTCAGCCTCATACCCTCTATGTTTTAGACGAACCAACAGTGGGTTTATCAATGGCAGACGTAGAGAAACTCATCCATGTTCTTCACCGCCTTGTGGATACCGGCAATACCGTTGTTGTTATTGAACATAACCTTGATATTATGGCAGAAGCAGATTGGATTCTTGATATGGGACCAGAAGGCGGCACTGGTGGTGGACAATTAGTTGCTAGTGGTAGCCCAGAAACACTAATTAAACAGAAAAAACACTCCCATACAGGGGCTGTTTTAGCTGAGTTTATGCAGAATAGTCATCAAGTAACTACTACAAAGAAACCAGCAAGAAAAGCGAAAAAAGATAAGGCATAA